The genomic stretch ACGAATCAGCAGCAGGTGCATCACTCTCTTTTTTACTGCCAAAGGCTACCTTTAGCTCCGGTTTCTCGTCTTCTGTCTCTGGCTGAGGTACATCTGCTGTAAGCAGCACGCCCTCATCCTCCCAGGTAATCTCCTGATCGTCTCGCTGGATCGCGGCAGGTTCTGCTGCTGGTTCTTCTATAGGTGTTCCTGCTTCTTGATGACCTATAACCTCAACAGACTCCACAGGCGTTTCAAAATGCCAAACTTCTGGCGCATCAGAATGCTCAATCGCAGAATTATCTTCTTTCACGTCCTGGATATCTTTTGTCTCTCTTAGCTCCCCGTTCTCTTGGTTCTCTATTCTCTGCTCTTCTATAATAGAATCTTCCTGCTGATCCGTACCATCATCGACAGAAAGGGTCTCATAAGGAAGATTCCAAACGTCTCGCTCCTCCTGCTCCTCATCATGAACTGAAGTCGGTGTTATATAAGGAGCATAAAATCTAGGCGGTTCTGGAGAAGTGTCACTTGTGCGTTCTTGCTCAAAGGAAACTGCGCCATCTTCCCTGGCAGAATCGTATAGATACAAATTATTTTCACTATCCTCTTTTGGTTCGCTATTTCCCTGTTCAGAAGCAGAATTCGTGTGTACTACCGTAAATTCGTCCGAATTCCAGGCAGGACTTTCCTCTGTTTGAATCCCTTCAATTCCTCTGAGAGACAACACCCCGGTAATATTCAAGCTTCTTGTTGACAATAGGTCAACGTCAAAATTCTCAATCTCAACAGCGATCTCCTCCACAGAGGCAACCCGGCTAAGCGGAATCGTAATCTCCACCGGGATCAGGTGCTGCAAACCTTCCTGTTCCTGATTCTCACCAACATACACACCTGACAACAGCAAATGGCCCCGAAGAGCTGCGTGCTCTTGATCTGTAATCACCTGTATTCGAGGATAAAGTTCAATCTCTTCAAGTTCTGCAATCGCGGGAACATGTTCTGGTAATTGCACACGCTCATAAATATCAAACCGAAGTCCGTAGGGCGGGTTTAACATAGCTGTAGTCCTCCTTTCGGGCATATAGTTACCATGAAAAAAGACCATGGCTTTCGCTCATGTGACGAGAGTTCAGCAATAAGTTTCTTCTCGTTGACATGTATATGCACCGAATAGAGGACTCATACCATTTTATGAGTATTCGCCCTATTCCTCTTTTTTTCTCGCTTCATATAGTTCCGTCATATCTTCCGGCCAAGGCGCCTCAATGGTGAGCAGCTCTCCTGTAAACGGATGCTGGAACGTAAGCCTCTCTCCGTGCAGGGCTTGCCTGCGGATCCCTTCTCTTCTGCCCCCATACATTGTATCTCCGAATAAAGGATGACCGATGTGGCTTAGGTGAACTCTGATCTGGTGGGTTCTGCCTGTCTCCAGCTTCAAACGGACAAGAGTGGCCTCCTCTAACCGTTCAGAGACCTTCATATGGGTTACCGCATGTTGTCCTGTAGGCGAAACTCTTCTTCTCTGCTTGTGATGACGATCTTTGCCAATCGGATATTGCAGCACTTCTTCATCCTGAGTAATGACCCCGTGGACGATTGCCACATAAGCACGGTCAATTGCTTTTCGTTCCATCATCGAATTTAGTTTTAATTCAGCGTATCGATTCTTAGCATATAGCACAGGTCCCGATGTATCTACATCGAGCCGGTGGATATGGCGTACTGCAATCTCTTGGCCTTCCGATTCATAGTAGGCTGCAACCGCATGATCCAGCGTAATAATTCCATCATGCCGCTCATTCCCATCAGGATGGACTGGCATACCTGCCGGTTTATGAACAACAAGACAAAAGTCATCCTCATATAAAATATCAAGCAGAATGTAACGCGGAGAGATCCCTAGAGGTACAGACGGAAAAAGGGCCAGCCTCAGCCGGTCCCCCGCAATTTTAATCCCTTGATTATGCTTCAATTCGTGAAGAAGTTTCGGCGGCATGCCAAGCTCCTGTAAGAGCCAAGCTTCAGCAGCTTCATTCCGATTCTCGCCAGAGAGTGCCTTCTTTCCTGGAGTAAGCTCCAGCCACTCTCCTCTTCTTTTTGAAGTAATCATAGTTTTCTCAGCGCATTATAATTTGCTTCAATTGTATCTTCAATATCTTGCTTTGAATGCACACCCGAAATAAACATTCCTTCAAATTGAGACGGTGCTACGCTGACTCCTTCCTGAAGCAGATGTCCAAAATAAGCTCGGAACATGTCGAGATTACTTGATTTTGCAATATCATAGTTCGTTACAGGCTCCTCTGTAAAGAACGGACATACCATCGAGCCTACCCGATTGATCGTCATAGGGATACCAAGCTCTCGTGCATTTTTCTCGAAACCAGCTTGCAGCTTCGCTCCTAGCATTTCCAAACGATCATAGACTTCTTGATTGAGTAAACGAAGCGTAGTCAGACCTGCTGACATAGCAAGCGGATTACCGCTTAGTGTACCTGCCTGATAGATCGGTCCAGAAGGTGCAATCTGCTCCATAAGATCACGACGACCTCCATAAGCACCAACAGGCAGCCCGCCGCCAATCACTTTACCAAGGCAAGTCAAATCTGGTGTTACTCCAAATCTGCCTTGAGCACTGTTAAGTCCTACTCGGAAACCAGTCATGACCTCATCAAAAATAAGAAGACTTCCGTAATCTTCTGTTATTTGGCGAAGACCTTCCAAGAATCCTGGTACAGGCGGAACGACACCCATATTCCCTGCAACCGGTTCAACGATCACCGCTGCGATCTCTTCTCCAAATTTCTCAAAGGCTACCCCTACGGATTCCAGATCGTTATAAGGCACAGTGATTGTATTTACAGCAACCCCTTCTGGAACGCCTGGACTATCCGGCAGACCAAGCGTTGCTACTCCAGAACCTGCTTTGATAAGCAAACTGTCTGCATGTCCATGATAAGATCCTTCAAATTTCAAAATTTTACTGCGTCCCGTTATCCCCCGAGCAAGGCGGATGGCACTCATCGTTGCTTCAGTTCCTGAATTAACCATTCGCACAATATCAATAGATGGCACACGTTCACAAACAAGTTTGGCCATTTCTGTCTCTATTAAGGTAGGTGCGCCAAAGCTTGTCCCTTTTACTGCTGTCTCTTGAATTGCAGCGATGACCTCTGGATGAGCATGTCCCATAATAAGCGGTCCCCAGGAAGCTACATAATCAATGAACGAATTTCCATCGATATCATAGATTCTTGATC from Paenibacillus polygoni encodes the following:
- a CDS encoding LysM peptidoglycan-binding domain-containing protein, which encodes MLNPPYGLRFDIYERVQLPEHVPAIAELEEIELYPRIQVITDQEHAALRGHLLLSGVYVGENQEQEGLQHLIPVEITIPLSRVASVEEIAVEIENFDVDLLSTRSLNITGVLSLRGIEGIQTEESPAWNSDEFTVVHTNSASEQGNSEPKEDSENNLYLYDSAREDGAVSFEQERTSDTSPEPPRFYAPYITPTSVHDEEQEERDVWNLPYETLSVDDGTDQQEDSIIEEQRIENQENGELRETKDIQDVKEDNSAIEHSDAPEVWHFETPVESVEVIGHQEAGTPIEEPAAEPAAIQRDDQEITWEDEGVLLTADVPQPETEDEKPELKVAFGSKKESDAPAADSYGITSLLQKSKRTEEVLQLEEQIPVEKREEEQIEDVQWKNLFLGGSSEQTPFKRVKLCIVQREETLDTIADRYQLSTRELQLYNRLSEQSIEEGQVLYIP
- a CDS encoding RluA family pseudouridine synthase, which encodes MITSKRRGEWLELTPGKKALSGENRNEAAEAWLLQELGMPPKLLHELKHNQGIKIAGDRLRLALFPSVPLGISPRYILLDILYEDDFCLVVHKPAGMPVHPDGNERHDGIITLDHAVAAYYESEGQEIAVRHIHRLDVDTSGPVLYAKNRYAELKLNSMMERKAIDRAYVAIVHGVITQDEEVLQYPIGKDRHHKQRRRVSPTGQHAVTHMKVSERLEEATLVRLKLETGRTHQIRVHLSHIGHPLFGDTMYGGRREGIRRQALHGERLTFQHPFTGELLTIEAPWPEDMTELYEARKKEE
- the hemL gene encoding glutamate-1-semialdehyde 2,1-aminomutase, with translation MSSNQRQPRMEEQSRKAFEEAKQYMPGGVNSPVRAFKSVGLTPIYADHGIGSRIYDIDGNSFIDYVASWGPLIMGHAHPEVIAAIQETAVKGTSFGAPTLIETEMAKLVCERVPSIDIVRMVNSGTEATMSAIRLARGITGRSKILKFEGSYHGHADSLLIKAGSGVATLGLPDSPGVPEGVAVNTITVPYNDLESVGVAFEKFGEEIAAVIVEPVAGNMGVVPPVPGFLEGLRQITEDYGSLLIFDEVMTGFRVGLNSAQGRFGVTPDLTCLGKVIGGGLPVGAYGGRRDLMEQIAPSGPIYQAGTLSGNPLAMSAGLTTLRLLNQEVYDRLEMLGAKLQAGFEKNARELGIPMTINRVGSMVCPFFTEEPVTNYDIAKSSNLDMFRAYFGHLLQEGVSVAPSQFEGMFISGVHSKQDIEDTIEANYNALRKL